The following coding sequences are from one Musa acuminata AAA Group cultivar baxijiao chromosome BXJ1-6, Cavendish_Baxijiao_AAA, whole genome shotgun sequence window:
- the LOC135675642 gene encoding small ribosomal subunit protein uS15-like isoform X1, with translation MGRMHSRGKGISSSALPYKRTPPSWLKISAAEVEESICKFSKKGLTPSQIGVILRDSHGIAQVKSVTGNKILRILKAHGLQPGIPEDLYFLIKKAVAIRKHLERNKKDKDSKFRLILVESRIHRLTRYYKRTKQVPATYKYVSGSAAETMVA, from the exons atGGGTCGTATGCACAGTCGCGG AAAGGGTATATCCTCATCGGCGCTGCCGTACAAGAGGACTCCGCCGAGTTGGCTCAAGATCTCTGCTGCAGAA GTGGAGGAAAGCATCTGCAAGTTTTCTAAGAAGGGGCTGACTCCGTCGCAGATTGGTGTTATTCTTCGTGACTCTCATGGCATCGCCCAGGTCAAGAGTGTCACCGGGAACAAGATCCTCCGGATCCTCAAGGCCCACG GTCTTCAACCGGGGATTCCGGAAGATCTGTATTTTCTGATTAAGAAGGCTGTGGCAATCAGGAAGCACTTGGAGAGAAACAAGAAGGACAAGGATTCCAAGTTCAGGCTGATCCTGGTGGAGAGCAGGATCCACCGCCTGACCCGATACTACAAGAGGACCAAGCAGGTTCCTGCAACCTATAAATA TGTCTCCGGATCTGCTGCTGAAACTATGGTGGCTTAG
- the LOC135675642 gene encoding small ribosomal subunit protein uS15-like isoform X2, translating into MGRMHSRGKGISSSALPYKRTPPSWLKISAAEVEESICKFSKKGLTPSQIGVILRDSHGIAQVKSVTGNKILRILKAHGLQPGIPEDLYFLIKKAVAIRKHLERNKKDKDSKFRLILVESRIHRLTRYYKRTKQVPATYK; encoded by the exons atGGGTCGTATGCACAGTCGCGG AAAGGGTATATCCTCATCGGCGCTGCCGTACAAGAGGACTCCGCCGAGTTGGCTCAAGATCTCTGCTGCAGAA GTGGAGGAAAGCATCTGCAAGTTTTCTAAGAAGGGGCTGACTCCGTCGCAGATTGGTGTTATTCTTCGTGACTCTCATGGCATCGCCCAGGTCAAGAGTGTCACCGGGAACAAGATCCTCCGGATCCTCAAGGCCCACG GTCTTCAACCGGGGATTCCGGAAGATCTGTATTTTCTGATTAAGAAGGCTGTGGCAATCAGGAAGCACTTGGAGAGAAACAAGAAGGACAAGGATTCCAAGTTCAGGCTGATCCTGGTGGAGAGCAGGATCCACCGCCTGACCCGATACTACAAGAGGACCAAGCAGGTTCCTGCAACCTATAAATAG
- the LOC135583649 gene encoding uncharacterized protein LOC135583649 translates to MFDGSVALSYSAVNFPIHVVEELNKHRIHFRSRPSSTSSLAPKPASTSSTSGKPEPVSSPSGNGYNGPFLDLSNTVGVLGGVSAASTLRFLEKLVQWSSSDGQETPPFVVCNNPVLNRELALHQSGWDCCTQSAGSIVVENLRRERVFLERAGARCIAMPCHVAHAWRDEIAEGCSVPLLDAGDCVAKELKAANLKPVEMGSNARIGILAMDALIVARLYQQKLENQGFEVLLPDKATMEHIVIPAREAFDREDMEGARNLLRISIQVLLVRAVSSIILVSDYMHGLLPADDPLLGKCVDPMDALVRATVLWATSTEEDKQ, encoded by the exons ATGTTTGATGGGAGCGTGGCATTGTCATACAGCGCTGTGAACTTTCCTATCCACGTCGTGGAGGAGCTGAACAAGCACCGGATCCATTTTAGATCTCGGCCGTCTTCTACCTCTTCTCTTGCTCCGAAACCAGCCTCTACATCGTCCACCTCTGGGAAGCCTGAGCCGGTTTCGTCTCCTTCGGGGAATGGGTACAACGGTCCTTTCTTGGACTTGTCTAACACTGTGGGTGTCCTGGGTGGGGTTTCAGCTGCTTCCACCCTCAGGTTCTTGGAGAAGCTCGTCCAATGGAGCTCCTCGGATGGGCAGGAGACTCCCCCCTTTGTCGTTTGCAATAACCCTGTGCTGAACCGAGAGCTCGCTCTGCATCAGAGCGGTTGGGACTGCTGCACGCAATCTGCTGGTTCTATTGTCGTGGAGAATCTCCGTCGGGAGAGGGTCTTCCTGGAGAGGGCTGGAGCTCGTTGCATCGCTATGCCGTGCCACGTCGCGCACGCTTGGCGCGATGAGATCGCCGAGGGGTGCTCTGTGCCACTCCTCGACGCCGGTGACTGTGTCGCCAAGGAACTGAAAGCAGCAAACCTGAAGCCGGTTGAAATGGGAAGCAACGCTCGCATAGGAATTCTTGCCATGGACGCATTAATCGTGGCTCGGCTGTATCAGCAAAAACTCGAAAACCAG GGTTTCGAGGTGCTGCTACCCGACAAAGCAACCATGGAGCACATTGTCATCCCTGCAAGGGAGGCATTCGACAGGGAAGACATGGAAGGTGCAAGAAATCTGTTGAGGATATCGATTCAAGTTCTTCTGGTGAGGGCTGTCAGTAGCATTATTCTTGTCTCTGATTACATGCATGGACTCTTACCCGCGGACGACCCACTGCTGGGGAAATGTGTTGACCCCATGGATGCTTTGGTCAGAGCCACTGTACTCTGGGCTACATCAACCGAAGAAGACAAACAGTAA
- the LOC135677623 gene encoding uncharacterized protein LOC135677623 — translation MYRGGSSYASGSRSATRRHVDYGRTYVVRPKGRHRATIVWLHGLGDNGASWYQLLETLPLPNIKWICPTAPTRPVALFGGFPCTAWFDVADPSQDGPDDADGLEASAAHIANLLSSEPADVKLGIGGFSMGAATALYSASCFAHGRYGNGGRYPINLSAVVGLSGWLPCSRSLKTKVESSQEAARRAASLPLLLCHGTGDGVVPYKQGERSAETLRMSGFRNLTFKAYNGLEHYTIPEEMDAVSKWLTARLRLDGSRA, via the exons ATGTACCGCGGCGGCAGCTCGTATGCCTCCG GTTCGAGGTCTGCGACCAGGAGGCATGTCGACTACGGGAGGACTTATGTTGTCCGGCCCAAGGGCAGACATCGGGCCACCATCGTCTGGCTTCACGGTTTAGGAGACAATGGCGCAAG CTGGTACCAGCTCCTGGAAACTCTTCCTCTGCCAAAT ATTAAGTGGATATGCCCCACTGCTCCTACTCGACCTGTGGCTCTTTTCGGTGGATTTCCATGCACTGCAT GGTTCGACGTTGCGGACCCTTCACAGGATGGCCCTGATGATGCCGATGGATTGGAAGCTTCAGCAGCACACATCGCAAATCTTTTGTCGTCTGAGCCAGCTGACG TAAAACTTGGAATCGGTGGGTTCAGTATGGGTGCCGCGACCGCCTTGTATTCTGCTTCTTGCTTCGCACACGGAAGGTACGGAAATGGAGGCCGATATCCCATAAACCTCAGTGCAGTCGTTGGTCTCAGCGGCTGGCTTCCCTGTTCCAG GAGCTTGAAGACCAAGGTGGAAAGCTCACAGGAAGCTGCAAGGCGAGCTGCCTCCTTGCCACTTTTGCTCTGTCATGGAACAG GGGACGGAGTGGTTCCCTATAAACAGGGAGAAAGGTCTGCGGAGACGTTGAGGATGTCGGGGTTTCGAAATCTCACGTTTAAGGCCTACAATGG ACTCGAACACTATACGATTCCGGAGGAAATGGATGCCGTCAGCAAGTGGCTCACCGCGAGGCTGCGGCTCGATGGGTCTCGCGCTTGA